In Notamacropus eugenii isolate mMacEug1 chromosome 1, mMacEug1.pri_v2, whole genome shotgun sequence, one genomic interval encodes:
- the LOC140521407 gene encoding uncharacterized protein, protein MGGSQAFTPLHGNERMQRKGSGLPGEKRRGKRKPIAGPSGRDEEGTGRLALAPAPPNERLWDPRSTAAASVRVASQRQNFWKLRVIPLAGKPEPEPFPVRASGPLPRGTQAAGARRTHLGCRLRPEPPFGRRCGSRCRPSALTQRQDEDRAAAAAGASSLGRPAPAPASASLQQAATAPAAGAHIAVPQQTVRGRPTTRRLLRRKNVVLWPAWLTQTTLGWQQIVEDRQKSMAALIVWAHASGCPGRDC, encoded by the exons ATGGGTGGGTCACAAGCCTTTACTCCCCTACATGGGAATGAAAGAATGCAGAGGAAGGGCAGTGGACTGCCTGGAGAAAAGCGCCGGGGGAAAAGAAAGCCCATCGCTGGACCCTCGGGGAGGGATGAGGAAGGGACCGGCCGCCTGGCTCTGGCTCCGGCCCCACCGAATGAGCGGCTTTGGGATCCCCGCAGCACGGCTGCTGCTTCTGTACGAGTTGCCTCGCAAAGGCAGAACTTTTGGAAGCTGCGGGTGATACCCCTGGCAGGGAAGCCCGAGCCGGAGCCGTTCCCCGTCAGAGCATCAGGGCCGCTGCCCCGCGGCACCCAAGCAGCAGGAGCCCGGCGCACTCACCTAGGATGCCGGCTCCGTCCTGAGCCTCCATTCGGCCGGCGGTGTGGGTCTCGGTGCCGCCCCTCGGCTCTAACTCAGCGGCAGGACGAGGAcagggcggcggcggcggctggaGCCTCCTCCCTCGGGCggccggccccggccccggcctcCGCGTCCCTGCAGCAGGCAGCGACTGCGCCAGCGGCAGGAGCGCACATCGCCGTGCCACAGCAGACCGTGCGCGGCCGGCCGACTACTCGCCGGCTCCTCCGCCGCAAA AATGTAGTTCTGTGGCCAGCTTGGCTGACCCAGACCACTCTTGGGTGGCAGCAGATCGTGGAGGACAGGCAGAAGAGTATGGCTGCCCTGATAGTCTGGGCCCATGCCTCAGGCTGCCCTGGCAGAGATTGCTGA